In uncultured Fibrobacter sp., a single window of DNA contains:
- a CDS encoding fibrobacter succinogenes major paralogous domain-containing protein, translating into MTLSKKWKLKTSLRGSFATAAISGLLLLAACGDDSSSSMGTEPVDNPSSSSIVAETLDGEDSSSSVIQSSSSVIRSDSDVDRSSSSSVILGGDEESSNSSSVEQNCSTLLEGKTGWSWDVPKECRLNPDITYGTMTDSRDGQTYKIIKIGDQTWMAENLNYADSINTPSLLERSWCYDDVAANCDVAGRLYTWAAAIDSVKLATDADNPQDCGDGKTCSLPDTVYGICPPGWHLPTDTEWHTLFTEVSGYSIAGMIFKSKTGWDENGNGTDGVGFSALPVGGRGGGGYFGGDGYDAGFWSATEGNDGGTDYMYLLYDNKAAYLNYGIKYHGLSVRCLKD; encoded by the coding sequence ATGACTTTGTCGAAAAAATGGAAATTGAAAACGTCATTGCGAGGGAGCTTTGCGACCGCGGCAATCTCTGGTTTACTCCTTCTCGCAGCTTGCGGTGACGATAGTAGCTCTTCTATGGGTACGGAGCCTGTCGATAATCCGTCAAGCTCATCAATCGTGGCCGAGACTCTTGATGGAGAGGACTCTTCTTCCTCCGTCATCCAAAGTTCATCCTCCGTCATCCGGAGCGATAGTGACGTGGATCGCAGCAGTTCCTCTTCTGTCATCTTGGGTGGCGACGAAGAGTCGAGTAACAGCTCGTCAGTTGAACAGAACTGCTCTACTCTTTTAGAGGGAAAGACTGGCTGGAGTTGGGATGTTCCTAAAGAATGTCGACTCAACCCAGATATTACCTATGGCACTATGACTGACTCTCGTGACGGTCAAACCTACAAGATTATAAAGATTGGCGACCAGACCTGGATGGCTGAAAATTTGAATTACGCTGACAGCATAAATACTCCGAGCCTCTTGGAACGCAGTTGGTGTTACGACGATGTTGCCGCCAATTGCGATGTGGCAGGACGCCTTTACACCTGGGCAGCGGCGATTGACTCGGTAAAACTAGCGACCGATGCTGACAACCCGCAGGATTGCGGCGATGGCAAGACTTGTAGTTTGCCCGATACAGTGTATGGAATTTGTCCGCCGGGTTGGCACCTGCCGACTGACACCGAATGGCACACCCTGTTTACCGAGGTGAGCGGCTATTCAATTGCCGGTATGATCTTCAAGTCGAAGACTGGATGGGATGAAAATGGCAACGGTACGGACGGCGTGGGCTTTTCCGCGCTGCCTGTCGGCGGCAGGGGTGGCGGTGGCTACTTCGGCGGCGATGGCTACGACGCTGGTTTCTGGAGTGCCACTGAGGGCAATGACGGCGGTACCGACTACATGTACCTGCTCTACGACAACAAGGCTGCGTACCTGAACTACGGCATCAAGTACCACGGGCTTTCAGTCCGTTGTCTAAAGGACTAG
- a CDS encoding pyridoxamine kinase gives MYRRVLTIQDISCFGQCSLTVALPIISACGVETAVLPSAILSTHTGGFTGWTFQDLTKEMLPISEHWRVADIRFDAFYTGYLGSIEQINMVQHIMDTNGVDGAIRVVDPAMADNGALYPGFNMEFVAAMKDLCAQADVLLPNMTEACMLTDTEYSENIDRETVETLCKKLCELGTKSVVLTGVGFRAGYTGVMLYDGKDFCYYEHKKITKGFNGTGDCYASAFVGAMLRGRSMVDAARIAADFVLECIEKTYEDKSHWYGVKFELALPNLIKNLTDE, from the coding sequence ATGTACAGGCGAGTCCTTACGATTCAAGATATTTCGTGCTTTGGACAGTGTTCCCTTACGGTGGCACTTCCGATTATTTCTGCGTGCGGTGTAGAGACTGCGGTGCTTCCGTCGGCGATTCTTTCGACCCATACGGGCGGCTTTACGGGCTGGACTTTCCAGGACCTGACCAAAGAAATGTTGCCGATCAGTGAACACTGGCGCGTGGCCGACATCCGCTTCGATGCTTTCTATACCGGTTATTTGGGTTCTATCGAACAGATTAACATGGTTCAGCACATTATGGACACGAATGGTGTCGATGGTGCGATTCGGGTGGTGGACCCTGCCATGGCCGACAATGGGGCGCTTTACCCCGGCTTTAATATGGAATTTGTCGCTGCCATGAAAGATCTGTGCGCTCAGGCCGATGTCTTGCTTCCGAACATGACCGAAGCCTGCATGCTTACCGATACAGAATACAGCGAAAACATTGACCGCGAAACAGTTGAAACGCTCTGCAAAAAGCTCTGCGAACTGGGGACCAAGTCGGTCGTGCTGACCGGTGTCGGTTTCCGCGCGGGTTACACGGGCGTGATGCTTTACGACGGTAAGGATTTCTGCTACTACGAGCACAAGAAGATTACCAAGGGCTTTAACGGCACGGGAGACTGCTACGCCTCGGCATTTGTCGGTGCCATGTTGCGTGGACGTTCCATGGTCGACGCTGCCCGGATTGCAGCAGACTTTGTGCTGGAATGTATCGAAAAGACGTACGAAGACAAGTCTCACTGGTATGGCGTCAAGTTTGAACTTGCGCTCCCGAACTTGATCAAAAATTTAACAGACGAGTAG
- the glgB gene encoding 1,4-alpha-glucan branching protein GlgB, whose protein sequence is MEWNDFTSLTSEDMRAIWDFNTKDPFSILGLHPLNTDRGLKTVIRAYQPQASFIRGESCDGEFEFDFMKLGDTGFFEAILDKEYEPFFYNLVIRQDDGNEYTLTDPYAFLPVLSDFDRHLISSGTHYELYRKLGANLVEHQGFKGVHFAVWAPNARAVSVVGSFNSWDGRRHQMRMLGSTGIWEIFIPNLGEGELYRFEIHGADGNLHVKVDPLAKLSEVRPATASITTHLDGYEWGDDLYMATHWATKVFGSPMNIYEVHAGSWRRDPANPDRFLNWDELAETLIPYLKEMGYTHVEFLPLAEHPLDESWGYQVTGYYSPTSRYGTPDQFRHFVDLCHQNEIGVIVDWVPAHFPKDAHALGRFDGTACYEHADPRQGEHPHWGTYIFNLGRNEVKNFLIANAMYWLKEFHCDGLRVDAVASMLYLDYGKGPGQWVPNKDGGNINYDTLEFLKHLNSIMGRLTPHAILIAEESTSFPSITRPPEQGGLGFHYKWNMGWMNDFLSYIQHEPIHRKYHHNQLTFSMVYAYSENFIQVFSHDEVVHGKGSMLGKMPGDNWQKFANLRLTYAFQYAHPGKKLNFMGNDFGQFREWNEKRSLDWHLVSWDSHGKLLQMMKVLNHLYKENAPFWEIDHYYTGFEWIWCDDADNSIVSFVRKDDHGNQILCVFNFTPVVRYDYRLGAPTRGKWKEIFNTDAEMFGGSNVGNFGEVWTQDIPWQNRECSLNIKLPPLAAVYFRLER, encoded by the coding sequence ATGGAATGGAATGATTTTACGAGCCTTACCTCGGAAGACATGCGTGCTATTTGGGATTTTAATACAAAGGATCCGTTCTCGATATTGGGCCTGCATCCGCTGAATACGGACCGCGGCCTGAAGACGGTGATTCGAGCCTACCAACCACAGGCAAGCTTTATTCGCGGTGAATCCTGCGACGGCGAGTTCGAGTTCGACTTCATGAAACTCGGCGATACCGGATTTTTCGAAGCCATTCTCGACAAGGAATACGAACCGTTCTTCTACAACCTGGTTATCCGTCAGGACGATGGCAACGAATACACGCTGACAGACCCGTATGCATTTCTCCCCGTGCTTAGCGACTTTGACCGCCACCTGATTTCGAGCGGAACGCACTATGAACTGTACCGCAAGCTGGGTGCAAACCTCGTAGAACACCAAGGCTTTAAGGGCGTACACTTTGCCGTATGGGCTCCGAACGCCCGTGCAGTTTCCGTGGTCGGCAGCTTTAACAGCTGGGACGGCCGCCGCCACCAGATGCGCATGCTCGGTAGCACCGGCATCTGGGAAATTTTTATTCCGAACCTTGGCGAAGGCGAACTCTACCGCTTTGAAATTCACGGTGCAGACGGCAACCTGCACGTGAAGGTGGACCCGCTCGCAAAGCTTTCCGAAGTCCGTCCGGCAACCGCCTCCATTACCACACACCTCGACGGCTACGAATGGGGCGACGACCTTTACATGGCCACCCACTGGGCAACCAAGGTCTTCGGTTCGCCGATGAACATTTACGAAGTCCACGCTGGCTCCTGGCGTCGCGATCCCGCTAATCCGGACCGTTTCCTCAACTGGGACGAACTTGCCGAAACGTTGATTCCGTACCTCAAAGAAATGGGCTACACGCACGTGGAATTCTTGCCGCTTGCCGAACACCCGCTCGATGAATCCTGGGGCTACCAGGTGACCGGTTACTACTCCCCCACGAGCCGCTACGGCACACCCGACCAGTTCCGCCACTTTGTGGACCTTTGCCACCAGAACGAAATCGGCGTGATTGTGGACTGGGTTCCGGCACACTTCCCGAAGGACGCCCACGCTCTCGGACGCTTCGACGGCACTGCCTGTTACGAGCATGCCGACCCGCGCCAGGGCGAACACCCGCACTGGGGAACCTACATCTTTAACCTGGGCCGTAACGAAGTCAAGAACTTCCTCATTGCAAACGCCATGTACTGGCTCAAGGAATTCCACTGCGACGGCCTCCGCGTAGACGCCGTGGCATCGATGCTTTACCTCGACTACGGTAAGGGCCCCGGCCAGTGGGTGCCGAACAAGGACGGCGGCAATATCAACTACGATACGCTCGAATTCCTGAAGCACCTGAACAGCATCATGGGCCGCCTCACACCGCATGCAATCTTGATTGCCGAAGAATCCACCAGCTTCCCGAGCATTACCCGTCCGCCTGAACAGGGCGGCCTAGGCTTCCACTACAAGTGGAACATGGGCTGGATGAACGACTTCCTGAGCTACATTCAGCATGAACCAATTCACCGTAAGTACCACCACAACCAGCTGACCTTCAGCATGGTGTACGCCTACAGCGAAAACTTCATCCAGGTGTTCAGCCACGACGAAGTGGTTCACGGCAAGGGTTCTATGCTTGGCAAGATGCCGGGCGACAACTGGCAGAAGTTTGCAAACCTCCGCCTCACCTACGCCTTCCAGTACGCGCATCCGGGCAAGAAGCTCAACTTTATGGGCAACGATTTCGGCCAGTTCCGCGAATGGAACGAAAAGCGCTCGCTCGACTGGCACCTGGTCAGCTGGGATAGCCATGGCAAGCTCTTGCAGATGATGAAGGTGCTGAACCACCTGTACAAGGAAAATGCCCCGTTCTGGGAAATCGACCATTACTACACCGGCTTCGAATGGATCTGGTGCGATGACGCCGACAATTCCATCGTAAGCTTCGTGCGTAAGGACGACCACGGAAACCAGATTCTCTGCGTGTTCAACTTTACGCCGGTGGTTCGCTACGACTACCGCCTCGGAGCCCCCACACGCGGCAAGTGGAAAGAAATCTTCAACACCGACGCCGAAATGTTCGGCGGTTCCAACGTGGGTAACTTCGGCGAAGTCTGGACGCAGGACATTCCCTGGCAGAACCGCGAATGCAGCCTGAACATCAAGCTTCCGCCGCTGGCCGCAGTTTACTTCCGCCTAGAACGATAA
- a CDS encoding thioesterase family protein, with protein MAIAMVETVDPMQFTQVFKVTPEMIDDNHHFNNVWSVQWIQDIAIAHSDSVGGTELMRSLDAGWMIHVQHVEYKNQAFLGDEIRGTTWVAAYGKVVSLRKCRFERVSDGKVIFESETQWVLVDMKRGRPMAISDEMKRLYVGL; from the coding sequence ATGGCGATTGCGATGGTAGAAACGGTTGACCCGATGCAGTTTACGCAGGTGTTCAAGGTGACGCCCGAAATGATTGACGACAATCATCATTTCAACAACGTGTGGTCGGTGCAGTGGATTCAGGATATTGCGATTGCCCATTCCGATTCTGTGGGCGGTACCGAGCTGATGCGCAGCCTCGATGCGGGCTGGATGATTCACGTTCAGCACGTGGAATACAAGAACCAGGCGTTCCTTGGCGACGAAATTCGCGGAACCACGTGGGTGGCCGCGTATGGCAAGGTCGTCAGCTTGCGCAAGTGCCGCTTTGAACGCGTCTCCGATGGCAAGGTGATTTTTGAATCTGAAACGCAGTGGGTTCTTGTTGATATGAAACGCGGACGCCCCATGGCCATTTCTGACGAAATGAAGCGCCTTTACGTCGGGCTCTAA
- a CDS encoding thioredoxin domain-containing protein has protein sequence MKRLPIVAIAVCFAGLVACNQASAGGSFNQQARLDNLEKEFKQVKEEFEIIKYALDKRGISLEQARAEMEADNKVWDIPDEDSPVFGNTKDPKLTIVEFTEFQCPYCSRIAPVMKELNDKYGDKIKFVYKHFPLSFHSNAKAAAASAIAAQKQGKFWEYRYALAPHSRELSDSIYVEVAKQVGLNIDQFKKDMVLDSAMSARIDKDFQLGAQVGVQGTPNFYINGKRQDRFSPDLVEKLLKEAK, from the coding sequence ATGAAACGTCTCCCCATTGTTGCTATCGCAGTATGCTTCGCTGGTCTCGTCGCCTGTAATCAGGCTTCCGCCGGCGGTTCGTTCAACCAGCAGGCCAGGCTCGACAACCTGGAAAAGGAATTCAAGCAGGTCAAGGAAGAATTTGAAATCATCAAGTACGCCCTCGACAAGCGCGGCATTTCCCTGGAACAGGCCCGTGCCGAAATGGAAGCGGACAACAAGGTTTGGGACATTCCCGACGAAGATAGCCCGGTATTTGGCAACACCAAGGATCCGAAGCTCACGATTGTCGAATTTACCGAATTCCAGTGCCCGTACTGCTCCCGCATCGCTCCTGTCATGAAGGAACTCAACGACAAGTACGGCGACAAGATCAAGTTCGTGTACAAGCACTTCCCGCTCAGCTTCCACTCCAACGCCAAGGCTGCTGCAGCATCTGCCATTGCCGCTCAGAAGCAGGGCAAGTTCTGGGAATACCGCTACGCGCTCGCTCCGCATAGCCGCGAACTCAGCGACTCTATTTACGTCGAAGTTGCAAAGCAGGTTGGCCTCAACATCGACCAGTTCAAGAAGGACATGGTGCTTGACTCCGCCATGAGCGCCCGTATCGACAAGGACTTCCAGCTCGGTGCCCAGGTCGGTGTGCAGGGCACTCCGAACTTCTACATCAACGGCAAGCGCCAGGACCGTTTCAGCCCGGATCTCGTTGAAAAGCTCCTGAAGGAAGCCAAGTAA
- a CDS encoding carbohydrate binding domain-containing protein: MMKRTLTAATVALLGFGVTATMAQPKAPRVVPYKFFDEQYRPGGFDYAYGGKSKGITITKDGGYKSKAALNIKLDPSEYSGASVCLYNETFDLNKFMLDSKLEFMIKGKKGGEAVKVGLLDEEVSDGKKTQVVLPMNKYIEGGAITTEWKKVSIPLVDFPDRGLYWDNTRKSEFPARIDWDKIAEIRFSIDKSGASDFEIWVDNIEIVKGNKKAKPKAKIVYWDENTEVINGPKNPEKLDGKVKPVANGIFYDNQVKGFSYSYGGLSAQREADSKTAGNPNVLALYIDNNDWSGVTYSLGEGKYIDLSKVRNKGGLYFWIKGKLGGEKVYVGILDNQGNDIKSQTKISLNDWIEGSKVGTDWKLVKIPLKKFGDKGKAWDANKQAEVAKDVQWNKIQEIRFSVGKGENQGEPGKPAPVTIYVDQITFTETIDWVDPDIKWDNWKSKEKDVIISDFEGKFAKDNWEPSKGPKSKVEVEMPYKTSKLDGNSLNVKHFEMSDWVDVVLDFTKNTANHDAKARDWTKHWGIMFDVYSERAWQSITVQVGDAGNELFVANTGVPRGRTTVIVPFRAFSKFPYYQPPTAKENGQFDLKGVVSLDFKPGGEGSNGSFEIDNIKLTNQKEVKAAERPALVKVEVKGTGDVINPNISGGLFGINAALWDGDMLDNPKFKVQTAEYAKRINHGIIRYPGGLRADDDHWKEILDNHDWMVDTDEFLAWLKKTGSNAMFTVNFGSGTEKEAADWVKHTNIDKKAGIVYWEIGNEVYGNWHPYYEKYGKDGGTIYGKRARKFIEAMKKVDPTIKVAVLGVLDGQWNDNVLKETGDIADGLIVHHYPQHFGEENDFAMLSAPQDLVPIYSRLHKVVDKWTSHFKKDKKIELWLTEWNSVDFNPGPQTISLENGLFVADYLAMLATENVDNAQYWDIHNDITPEGGDYGYLTRSAEECMNCPRPSYWAFQMASDALRGKLLKTEISGDKESLITTYYTENGKKKSLLVINKSPYSDYELKLNIPGFKGKATVQTLDKSTEKLKEGWANDPSKKAKKGVDVSKPIKVGKRTVTLITVE, translated from the coding sequence ATGATGAAGCGTACATTGACTGCCGCTACCGTCGCCCTCCTCGGCTTCGGTGTCACGGCTACAATGGCTCAGCCGAAAGCACCGCGCGTAGTTCCTTACAAGTTCTTCGACGAACAGTATCGTCCGGGGGGCTTCGACTACGCCTACGGCGGCAAGAGCAAGGGAATCACCATTACTAAGGATGGCGGCTACAAGTCCAAGGCTGCCCTGAACATTAAGCTCGACCCGAGTGAATATTCGGGCGCATCCGTCTGTCTTTACAACGAAACCTTCGACCTGAACAAGTTCATGCTCGACTCCAAGCTCGAATTCATGATCAAGGGCAAGAAGGGTGGTGAAGCCGTTAAGGTCGGTCTTTTGGATGAAGAAGTTTCTGACGGCAAGAAGACTCAGGTCGTTCTCCCGATGAACAAGTACATCGAAGGCGGTGCCATTACGACTGAATGGAAGAAGGTTTCCATTCCTCTCGTGGACTTCCCGGATCGTGGTCTCTACTGGGACAACACCCGTAAGTCCGAATTCCCGGCCCGTATCGACTGGGACAAGATTGCTGAAATCCGTTTCTCTATCGACAAGAGCGGTGCATCCGATTTCGAAATCTGGGTGGACAACATCGAAATCGTGAAGGGTAACAAGAAGGCTAAGCCCAAGGCTAAGATTGTCTACTGGGATGAAAATACCGAAGTCATCAACGGACCGAAGAATCCTGAAAAGCTCGATGGCAAGGTTAAGCCTGTTGCTAACGGTATCTTCTACGATAACCAGGTCAAGGGCTTCAGCTACAGCTACGGTGGTCTTTCCGCTCAGCGCGAAGCTGACTCCAAGACGGCCGGTAACCCGAACGTTCTCGCCCTCTACATCGATAACAACGACTGGTCCGGCGTGACCTACTCTCTTGGCGAAGGCAAGTACATTGACCTTTCCAAGGTGCGTAACAAGGGCGGTCTCTACTTCTGGATCAAGGGTAAGCTCGGCGGCGAAAAGGTGTACGTCGGTATCCTCGACAACCAGGGCAACGACATCAAGAGCCAGACCAAGATCAGCCTGAACGACTGGATCGAAGGTTCCAAGGTCGGCACCGACTGGAAGCTCGTGAAGATTCCTCTGAAGAAGTTCGGCGACAAGGGTAAGGCTTGGGACGCTAACAAGCAGGCCGAAGTTGCTAAGGACGTGCAGTGGAACAAGATTCAGGAAATCCGCTTCTCCGTGGGCAAGGGTGAAAACCAGGGCGAACCGGGCAAGCCGGCTCCTGTCACCATCTACGTTGACCAGATTACCTTCACTGAAACGATCGACTGGGTTGACCCGGATATCAAGTGGGATAACTGGAAGTCCAAGGAAAAGGACGTGATCATTTCCGACTTCGAAGGCAAGTTTGCTAAGGACAACTGGGAACCGTCTAAGGGTCCGAAGTCCAAGGTCGAAGTGGAAATGCCGTACAAGACCTCCAAGCTCGACGGCAACTCCCTCAACGTGAAGCACTTCGAAATGTCCGACTGGGTGGACGTTGTGCTTGACTTCACCAAGAATACTGCAAACCACGATGCCAAGGCTCGTGACTGGACCAAGCACTGGGGTATCATGTTCGACGTGTACTCCGAACGTGCATGGCAGTCCATCACGGTTCAGGTGGGTGATGCCGGTAACGAACTCTTCGTTGCAAACACCGGTGTACCTCGCGGCCGCACCACGGTGATCGTGCCGTTCCGTGCATTCTCCAAGTTCCCGTACTATCAGCCGCCTACCGCCAAGGAAAACGGCCAGTTCGACCTCAAGGGTGTTGTTTCTCTTGACTTCAAACCGGGTGGAGAAGGCTCTAACGGTAGCTTCGAAATCGATAACATCAAGCTTACTAACCAGAAGGAAGTCAAGGCTGCTGAACGTCCGGCTCTCGTGAAGGTTGAAGTCAAGGGTACCGGCGATGTTATCAACCCGAACATCTCTGGCGGCCTCTTCGGTATCAACGCTGCTCTTTGGGATGGCGACATGCTCGACAATCCGAAGTTCAAGGTTCAGACTGCTGAATACGCCAAGCGCATCAACCACGGCATCATCCGTTACCCGGGTGGTCTCCGTGCCGATGACGACCACTGGAAGGAAATCCTCGACAACCACGACTGGATGGTCGATACCGACGAATTCCTCGCCTGGTTGAAGAAGACCGGTTCTAACGCCATGTTCACTGTGAACTTCGGTTCCGGCACTGAAAAGGAAGCCGCTGACTGGGTGAAGCACACGAACATCGACAAGAAGGCCGGCATCGTTTACTGGGAAATCGGTAACGAAGTCTATGGTAACTGGCATCCGTACTACGAAAAGTACGGTAAGGACGGCGGTACCATTTATGGTAAGCGCGCCCGCAAATTCATCGAAGCCATGAAGAAGGTTGACCCGACCATTAAGGTCGCCGTGCTCGGCGTGCTCGATGGCCAGTGGAATGACAACGTGCTCAAGGAAACCGGCGATATTGCCGACGGTCTCATTGTTCACCACTATCCGCAGCACTTCGGTGAAGAAAACGACTTCGCCATGCTTTCTGCTCCGCAGGACCTCGTTCCTATCTACAGCCGCCTCCACAAGGTGGTTGACAAGTGGACCAGCCACTTCAAGAAGGACAAGAAGATCGAACTCTGGCTCACGGAATGGAACTCCGTTGACTTCAACCCGGGTCCGCAGACCATTTCTCTCGAAAACGGTCTGTTCGTTGCTGACTACCTCGCTATGCTTGCCACCGAAAACGTGGACAACGCACAGTACTGGGATATCCACAACGACATCACTCCGGAAGGCGGTGACTACGGTTACCTGACCCGTTCTGCAGAAGAATGCATGAACTGCCCGCGTCCGAGCTACTGGGCATTCCAGATGGCTTCTGACGCTCTCCGCGGCAAGCTCCTCAAGACCGAAATCTCCGGTGACAAGGAATCGCTCATCACGACCTACTACACCGAAAACGGCAAGAAGAAGAGCCTGCTCGTGATCAACAAGAGCCCGTACAGCGACTACGAACTCAAGTTGAACATTCCGGGCTTCAAGGGCAAGGCCACTGTCCAGACGCTTGACAAGAGCACCGAAAAGCTGAAGGAAGGCTGGGCAAACGATCCGTCCAAGAAGGCTAAGAAGGGTGTTGACGTAAGCAAGCCGATTAAGGTTGGCAAGCGCACCGTCACCCTCATCACCGTGGAATAA
- a CDS encoding fibrobacter succinogenes major paralogous domain-containing protein produces the protein MKWLVNSGWWLGTSFSNCHARVNTRHACVKIRHPRVGEGLWTVLLFLSLVCLSACTDYVEQMKDDFDDWEAERALESSAALVAASASSDSALASRRGIKELFSSLDELDVRVYAYQYDFSGLDFLHLYVENNEDEKIDSLTLRLYLDALPEEMEKCATLVDVDICQKYDSAGFNIPCESDLDIRNLMRKSLPMRLDYLKKSGESRYTYYIPLPLGPLVLESHSRVRLDIAFTSGITNDGYKTCESLRTTAKKRMSATSGDWSWSPHVAAEDGADYAGMPLEDIDFGDFVDNVIPVNPYVVVTRNEQYISGISPSFASKKIVSSSSSSSKVTELVEVTLGSMTDSRDGQTYKTVKIGEQVWMAENLNFETDSSFCYNNDENNCNKFGRLYTWAAAVGRSESECGYDHLCSLPSENIQGVCPNGWHLPSKTEYENLITAVGGLSTVGNELKSTFGWNNGNGADSFGFSALPAGYRFDYGVFSNRGNCTSFWSASEGFSNGAYNMDLYCILNDVKVYYYSKGHAFSVRCLQD, from the coding sequence ATGAAGTGGTTAGTAAATAGTGGTTGGTGGTTAGGAACATCTTTTTCGAATTGTCACGCTCGTGTTAATACTCGTCACGCTTGCGTAAAAATTCGTCACCCTCGCGTAGGCGAGGGTCTATGGACGGTTTTACTTTTCCTTTCTCTTGTCTGTTTGTCTGCTTGTACAGACTATGTCGAGCAGATGAAAGATGACTTTGACGATTGGGAGGCGGAGCGTGCATTGGAATCATCGGCTGCGCTTGTAGCGGCAAGTGCTTCTTCGGATTCTGCGCTTGCCTCTAGAAGGGGAATCAAAGAATTGTTCTCTTCTTTGGATGAATTGGATGTACGTGTATACGCCTACCAGTATGATTTTTCTGGTCTGGACTTCTTGCACTTGTATGTCGAAAACAATGAAGATGAAAAGATTGACAGTTTGACCCTTCGCCTGTACCTAGACGCTTTACCCGAAGAAATGGAAAAGTGCGCGACTCTTGTGGATGTGGATATCTGCCAGAAATACGATTCAGCGGGATTTAACATACCGTGCGAAAGTGATTTAGATATACGAAACTTAATGCGTAAGTCTTTACCGATGCGCCTGGATTATCTAAAGAAATCGGGGGAATCCCGCTATACCTACTATATTCCTTTGCCTCTTGGCCCCCTTGTTCTTGAATCACATTCCCGAGTTCGGTTAGACATCGCATTTACTTCGGGAATTACTAATGACGGATACAAAACCTGCGAATCGTTGAGAACTACAGCTAAAAAGCGGATGTCTGCGACATCGGGTGATTGGTCTTGGTCTCCGCATGTTGCTGCAGAAGACGGGGCAGACTATGCGGGAATGCCTTTGGAGGATATTGATTTTGGGGATTTTGTGGACAATGTAATTCCCGTCAATCCCTATGTGGTTGTAACCCGTAACGAACAGTATATCTCAGGAATTAGCCCTTCCTTTGCAAGCAAGAAGATTGTTTCGTCCAGCAGCAGTTCCTCAAAGGTCACTGAGCTTGTCGAAGTGACCTTAGGTTCTATGACGGATTCCCGTGACGGTCAGACTTATAAGACTGTGAAAATAGGAGAACAAGTTTGGATGGCGGAAAACTTGAACTTCGAAACGGACTCTAGCTTCTGCTACAACAACGATGAAAACAATTGTAACAAGTTCGGTCGTCTTTATACGTGGGCTGCAGCAGTAGGTAGGTCAGAAAGCGAATGTGGTTACGATCATTTATGTTCGTTGCCGTCGGAAAATATCCAAGGTGTATGCCCTAATGGATGGCATTTACCAAGTAAAACAGAATATGAAAATTTAATTACGGCTGTTGGCGGATTATCTACAGTAGGTAATGAGCTTAAGTCTACATTCGGATGGAATAATGGCAATGGTGCGGATTCCTTTGGGTTCTCCGCGCTCCCTGCTGGCTATAGGTTTGATTACGGCGTATTTAGTAACAGAGGCAATTGCACTTCCTTCTGGAGTGCCTCTGAGGGCTTTAGCAACGGTGCGTACAATATGGACCTTTACTGTATCCTTAATGATGTTAAGGTTTACTACTACAGTAAGGGGCACGCCTTCTCGGTTCGTTGTCTCCAGGACTAG